A single Vigna radiata var. radiata cultivar VC1973A chromosome 8, Vradiata_ver6, whole genome shotgun sequence DNA region contains:
- the LOC106772037 gene encoding lysine-specific demethylase JMJ25 isoform X4 has translation MDHARSTNGEDNAAGIPDDLRCKRSDGKQWRCTAMSMPDKTVCEKHYIQAKKRAANSAMRANLKKAKRKSQSLNESDVYLESKSDDFDVPLSAISLSQKKLSKNQFRYTPERDARRASSARHAHDEVDVDVDADADADVDADVDVDVDADADADVALYEEDNWVSYDSPPDSSLKRSRRSLDANATTQEYSDGTSGSSEDTGGQTCHQCRRNDRDRVTWCLKCDRRGYCDSCISAWYSDISLDDVQRICPACRGICNCKTCLRSDNSIKVRIREIPVLDKLQYLHVLLSSVLPVVKQIHREQCFEVELEKKLRGAEIDLPRIKFNTDEQMCCNFCRIPITDYHRRCPNCSYDLCLNCCRDLREATADHNKEPQTELAKTCDQNILSKFPHWRSNDNGSIPCPPKEYGGCGHSSLNLSRIFKMNWVAKLVKNVEEMVSGCRIGDVDGPPETGQSDLRLCQCSHREASDDNYLFCPASDDIKTGGIGKFRKHWKTGEPIIVKKVFDGSSISSWDPMVIWRGVQETTDENAKDENRMVKAIDCLDGSEIDIELAQFMKGYFEGRVHENGWPQLLKLKDWPSPSASEEFLLYQRPEFISKLPLLQYIHSKWGLLNVAAKLPHYSLQNDVGPKIYIAYGISDELGRGDSVTNLHFNIRDMVYLLVHTNEVKLKDWQRTKIEIMQNAKADEESEAKESHGDPQIFSRGSSLDSSLGTKSSVLDMDSNQNKSIMDQEFEIYSSAEGDMVNCKVLSTQNGDVSEKTHPGVLWDVFRRQDVPILTKYLKIHWKELGKSDDGGNEFVAWPLYGGAIFLDKHHKRKLKEEFGVEPWSFEQNLGEAIFVPAGCPFQARNVQSNVQLGLDFLSPESLGDAVRLTEEIRFLPIEHESKVQVLEVGKISLYAASSAIKEVQKLVLDQKSPPRLGAEIGYGDPNLTAMVSENYEKMVKRRQITCA, from the exons ATGGATCACGCGCGATCGACCAACGGCGAGGACAATGCGGCGGGAATTCCGGACGACTTACGGTGCAAGAGGTCCGACGGAAAGCAGTGGCGGTGCACGGCCATGTCGATGCCGGATAAGACGGTGTGCGAGAAGCACTACATCCAGGCTAAGAAGCGCGCTGCGAATTCCGCAATGAGGGCCAACCTCAAGAAAGCCAAGAGGAAGTCGCAGTCGCTGAACGAGTCTGATGTTTATTTGGAGAGTAAGAGCGACGATTTCGACGTTCCTCTCTCTGCTATAAGCCTTTCGCAGAAGAAGCTCTCGAAGAATCAGTTTCGTTACACGCCCGAGCGTGACGCTCGAAGAGCCTCCTCTGCGAGACATGCTCATGACGAGGTGGATGTGGATGTTGATGCTGATGCGGATGCAGATGTAGATGCAGATGTGGATGTGGATGTGGATGCGGATGCGGATGCTGATGTGGCGCTCTATGAAGAAGACAATTGGGTCTCCTATGATTCCCCGCCGGACTCCTCGCTCAAGAGATCGCGAAGGAGCTTGGATGCTAATGCCACCACT CAGGAATATTCCGACGGAACCTCTGGTTCTTCTGAAGACACCGGCGGGCAGACTTGTCATCAGTGCCGGAGGAATGACAGAGATAGAGTTACTTGGTGCTTAAAATGTGACCGGAGGGGATACTGTGATAGCTGTATATCAGCATG GTACTCGGACATTTCGTTGGATGATGTACAGAGGATATGTCCTGCTTGCCGCGGTATATGTAATTGCAAGACTTGCTTGCGGAGTGATAATTCTATCAAG GTTCGGATACGCGAGATACCTGTTCTGGATAAGTTACAGTATCTCCATGTGTTGCTATCTTCGGTGCTTCCGGTGGTAAAACAGATCCATCGTGAACAATGTTTTGAAGTTGAACTTGAAAAGAAGTTGCGTG GGGCTGAAATAGATCTTCCGAGAATAAAATTCAACACAGATGAGCAGATGTGCTG CAATTTCTGTAGGATACCTATTACTGATTATCATCGACGGTGTCCAAATTGCTCATATGATTTGTGCCTTAATTGCTGTCGAGATCTTCGAGAAGCAACAGCAGATCACAATAAAGAACCTCAGACAGAGCTAGCTAAAACTTgtgatcaaaatatattaagtaaATTTCCCCATTGGAGATCCAACGACAATGGAAGTATTCCATGCCCCCCTAAGGAGTACGGTGGCTGTGGTCATTCTTCATTAAACTTAAGCCGAATTTTCAAGATGAATTGGGTAGCAAAGTTGGTGAAAAATGTAGAGGAAATGGTTAGTGGCTGCAGAATTGGTGATGTCGATGGTCCACCAGAAACTGGACAGAGTGATCTCAGACTGTGCCAGTGTTCTCATAGAGAAGCCAGTGATGataattatcttttttgtcCAGCATCTGACGATATCAAAACTGGTGGGATTGGAAAATTTAGAAAGCATTGGAAAACTGGCGAGCCCATTATTGTTAAGAAAGTATTTGACGGGTCATCCATTTCAAGCTGGGATCCAATGGTCATATGGAGGGGGGTTCAAGAGACAACAGATGAAAACGCAAAAGATGAAAACAGGATGGTTAAGGCCATAGATTGCTTAGATGGATCTGAG ATTGATATCGAGCTTGCTCAGTTCATGAAAGGATACTTCGAAGGGCGTGTTCATGAAAATGGTTGGCCACAGTTATTAAAATTGAAGGATTGGCCTTCACCTAGTGCATCTGAAGAATTTCTATTGTATCAAAGACCCGAGTTTATCAGCAAACTACCTTTACTTCAGTATATTCACTCCAAGTGGGGCCTTCTCAATGTTGCAGCTAAATTGCCTCATTACTCCTTGCAGAATGACGTAGGACCCAAGATATATATAGCTTATGGAATTAGCGATGAACTTGGAAGAGGTGATTCAGTGACAAATCTCCACTTCAATATTCGTGACATG GTGTACCTTTTGGTTCATACAAATGAAGTAAAGTTAAAGGACTGGCAGagaactaaaattgaaattatgcAAAATGCTAAAGCTGATGAGGAATCTGAGGCGAAAGAGTCACATGGAGATCCTCAAATATTTTCAAGGGGGAGTTCACTTGATTCATCACTTGGTACAAAAAGTAGTGTACTTGACATGGATTCAAACCAGAATAAGTCAATTATGGAtcaagaatttgaaatttattctaGTGCTGAAGGTGATATGGTCAATTGTAAGGTCCTGTCTACACAAAATGGAGATGTCTCTGAGAAAACCCATCCTGGAGTTCTTTGGGATGTTTTTCGTCGGCAGGATGTTCCAATATTGACTAAATATCTGAAAATACATTGGAAGGAATTGGGGAAGTCAGATGATGGGGGAAATGAATTT GTTGCATGGCCTCTATATGGTGGAGCTATTTTTCTCGACAAACACcataaaagaaagttgaaggAAGAATTTG GAGTGGAGCCTTGGTCATTTGAACAGAATTTGGGGGAAGCTATATTTGTTCCTGCTGGTTGCCCTTTCCAAGCAAGGAATGTTCAA TCGAATGTTCAGCTGGGCCTTGATTTCTTATCTCCGGAAAGCCTAGGCGATGCTGTACGATTGACAGAGGAAATTCGCTTTCTACCGATTGAACATGAATCAAAAGTTCAAGTATTGGAG GTGGGGAAGATATCTCTCTATGCGGCAAGTTCTGCCATCAAAGAAGTTCAGAAACTTGTACTTGACCAAAA GTCTCCTCCAAG ACTTGGCGCCGAGATTGGATATGGAGACCCTAATTTGACAGCAATGGTTTCTGAGAATTATGAGAAGATGGTTAAGCGGAGGCAGATTACTTGTGCTTGA
- the LOC106772037 gene encoding lysine-specific demethylase JMJ25 isoform X1 — MDHARSTNGEDNAAGIPDDLRCKRSDGKQWRCTAMSMPDKTVCEKHYIQAKKRAANSAMRANLKKAKRKSQSLNESDVYLESKSDDFDVPLSAISLSQKKLSKNQFRYTPERDARRASSARHAHDEVDVDVDADADADVDADVDVDVDADADADVALYEEDNWVSYDSPPDSSLKRSRRSLDANATTQEYSDGTSGSSEDTGGQTCHQCRRNDRDRVTWCLKCDRRGYCDSCISAWYSDISLDDVQRICPACRGICNCKTCLRSDNSIKVRIREIPVLDKLQYLHVLLSSVLPVVKQIHREQCFEVELEKKLRGAEIDLPRIKFNTDEQMCCNFCRIPITDYHRRCPNCSYDLCLNCCRDLREATADHNKEPQTELAKTCDQNILSKFPHWRSNDNGSIPCPPKEYGGCGHSSLNLSRIFKMNWVAKLVKNVEEMVSGCRIGDVDGPPETGQSDLRLCQCSHREASDDNYLFCPASDDIKTGGIGKFRKHWKTGEPIIVKKVFDGSSISSWDPMVIWRGVQETTDENAKDENRMVKAIDCLDGSEIDIELAQFMKGYFEGRVHENGWPQLLKLKDWPSPSASEEFLLYQRPEFISKLPLLQYIHSKWGLLNVAAKLPHYSLQNDVGPKIYIAYGISDELGRGDSVTNLHFNIRDMVYLLVHTNEVKLKDWQRTKIEIMQNAKADEESEAKESHGDPQIFSRGSSLDSSLGTKSSVLDMDSNQNKSIMDQEFEIYSSAEGDMVNCKVLSTQNGDVSEKTHPGVLWDVFRRQDVPILTKYLKIHWKELGKSDDGGNEFVAWPLYGGAIFLDKHHKRKLKEEFGVEPWSFEQNLGEAIFVPAGCPFQARNVQSNVQLGLDFLSPESLGDAVRLTEEIRFLPIEHESKVQVLELVLACTWKFMQVGKISLYAASSAIKEVQKLVLDQKSPPRLGAEIGYGDPNLTAMVSENYEKMVKRRQITCA, encoded by the exons ATGGATCACGCGCGATCGACCAACGGCGAGGACAATGCGGCGGGAATTCCGGACGACTTACGGTGCAAGAGGTCCGACGGAAAGCAGTGGCGGTGCACGGCCATGTCGATGCCGGATAAGACGGTGTGCGAGAAGCACTACATCCAGGCTAAGAAGCGCGCTGCGAATTCCGCAATGAGGGCCAACCTCAAGAAAGCCAAGAGGAAGTCGCAGTCGCTGAACGAGTCTGATGTTTATTTGGAGAGTAAGAGCGACGATTTCGACGTTCCTCTCTCTGCTATAAGCCTTTCGCAGAAGAAGCTCTCGAAGAATCAGTTTCGTTACACGCCCGAGCGTGACGCTCGAAGAGCCTCCTCTGCGAGACATGCTCATGACGAGGTGGATGTGGATGTTGATGCTGATGCGGATGCAGATGTAGATGCAGATGTGGATGTGGATGTGGATGCGGATGCGGATGCTGATGTGGCGCTCTATGAAGAAGACAATTGGGTCTCCTATGATTCCCCGCCGGACTCCTCGCTCAAGAGATCGCGAAGGAGCTTGGATGCTAATGCCACCACT CAGGAATATTCCGACGGAACCTCTGGTTCTTCTGAAGACACCGGCGGGCAGACTTGTCATCAGTGCCGGAGGAATGACAGAGATAGAGTTACTTGGTGCTTAAAATGTGACCGGAGGGGATACTGTGATAGCTGTATATCAGCATG GTACTCGGACATTTCGTTGGATGATGTACAGAGGATATGTCCTGCTTGCCGCGGTATATGTAATTGCAAGACTTGCTTGCGGAGTGATAATTCTATCAAG GTTCGGATACGCGAGATACCTGTTCTGGATAAGTTACAGTATCTCCATGTGTTGCTATCTTCGGTGCTTCCGGTGGTAAAACAGATCCATCGTGAACAATGTTTTGAAGTTGAACTTGAAAAGAAGTTGCGTG GGGCTGAAATAGATCTTCCGAGAATAAAATTCAACACAGATGAGCAGATGTGCTG CAATTTCTGTAGGATACCTATTACTGATTATCATCGACGGTGTCCAAATTGCTCATATGATTTGTGCCTTAATTGCTGTCGAGATCTTCGAGAAGCAACAGCAGATCACAATAAAGAACCTCAGACAGAGCTAGCTAAAACTTgtgatcaaaatatattaagtaaATTTCCCCATTGGAGATCCAACGACAATGGAAGTATTCCATGCCCCCCTAAGGAGTACGGTGGCTGTGGTCATTCTTCATTAAACTTAAGCCGAATTTTCAAGATGAATTGGGTAGCAAAGTTGGTGAAAAATGTAGAGGAAATGGTTAGTGGCTGCAGAATTGGTGATGTCGATGGTCCACCAGAAACTGGACAGAGTGATCTCAGACTGTGCCAGTGTTCTCATAGAGAAGCCAGTGATGataattatcttttttgtcCAGCATCTGACGATATCAAAACTGGTGGGATTGGAAAATTTAGAAAGCATTGGAAAACTGGCGAGCCCATTATTGTTAAGAAAGTATTTGACGGGTCATCCATTTCAAGCTGGGATCCAATGGTCATATGGAGGGGGGTTCAAGAGACAACAGATGAAAACGCAAAAGATGAAAACAGGATGGTTAAGGCCATAGATTGCTTAGATGGATCTGAG ATTGATATCGAGCTTGCTCAGTTCATGAAAGGATACTTCGAAGGGCGTGTTCATGAAAATGGTTGGCCACAGTTATTAAAATTGAAGGATTGGCCTTCACCTAGTGCATCTGAAGAATTTCTATTGTATCAAAGACCCGAGTTTATCAGCAAACTACCTTTACTTCAGTATATTCACTCCAAGTGGGGCCTTCTCAATGTTGCAGCTAAATTGCCTCATTACTCCTTGCAGAATGACGTAGGACCCAAGATATATATAGCTTATGGAATTAGCGATGAACTTGGAAGAGGTGATTCAGTGACAAATCTCCACTTCAATATTCGTGACATG GTGTACCTTTTGGTTCATACAAATGAAGTAAAGTTAAAGGACTGGCAGagaactaaaattgaaattatgcAAAATGCTAAAGCTGATGAGGAATCTGAGGCGAAAGAGTCACATGGAGATCCTCAAATATTTTCAAGGGGGAGTTCACTTGATTCATCACTTGGTACAAAAAGTAGTGTACTTGACATGGATTCAAACCAGAATAAGTCAATTATGGAtcaagaatttgaaatttattctaGTGCTGAAGGTGATATGGTCAATTGTAAGGTCCTGTCTACACAAAATGGAGATGTCTCTGAGAAAACCCATCCTGGAGTTCTTTGGGATGTTTTTCGTCGGCAGGATGTTCCAATATTGACTAAATATCTGAAAATACATTGGAAGGAATTGGGGAAGTCAGATGATGGGGGAAATGAATTT GTTGCATGGCCTCTATATGGTGGAGCTATTTTTCTCGACAAACACcataaaagaaagttgaaggAAGAATTTG GAGTGGAGCCTTGGTCATTTGAACAGAATTTGGGGGAAGCTATATTTGTTCCTGCTGGTTGCCCTTTCCAAGCAAGGAATGTTCAA TCGAATGTTCAGCTGGGCCTTGATTTCTTATCTCCGGAAAGCCTAGGCGATGCTGTACGATTGACAGAGGAAATTCGCTTTCTACCGATTGAACATGAATCAAAAGTTCAAGTATTGGAG TTGGTGTTGGCGTGTACTTGGAAATTTATGCAGGTGGGGAAGATATCTCTCTATGCGGCAAGTTCTGCCATCAAAGAAGTTCAGAAACTTGTACTTGACCAAAA GTCTCCTCCAAG ACTTGGCGCCGAGATTGGATATGGAGACCCTAATTTGACAGCAATGGTTTCTGAGAATTATGAGAAGATGGTTAAGCGGAGGCAGATTACTTGTGCTTGA
- the LOC106772037 gene encoding lysine-specific demethylase JMJ25 isoform X3, with translation MDHARSTNGEDNAAGIPDDLRCKRSDGKQWRCTAMSMPDKTVCEKHYIQAKKRAANSAMRANLKKAKRKSQSLNESDVYLESKSDDFDVPLSAISLSQKKLSKNQFRYTPERDARRASSARHAHDEVDVDVDADADADVDADVDVDVDADADADVALYEEDNWVSYDSPPDSSLKRSRRSLDANATTQEYSDGTSGSSEDTGGQTCHQCRRNDRDRVTWCLKCDRRGYCDSCISAWYSDISLDDVQRICPACRGICNCKTCLRSDNSIKVRIREIPVLDKLQYLHVLLSSVLPVVKQIHREQCFEVELEKKLRGAEIDLPRIKFNTDEQMCCNFCRIPITDYHRRCPNCSYDLCLNCCRDLREATADHNKEPQTELAKTCDQNILSKFPHWRSNDNGSIPCPPKEYGGCGHSSLNLSRIFKMNWVAKLVKNVEEMVSGCRIGDVDGPPETGQSDLRLCQCSHREASDDNYLFCPASDDIKTGGIGKFRKHWKTGEPIIVKKVFDGSSISSWDPMVIWRGVQETTDENAKDENRMVKAIDCLDGSEIDIELAQFMKGYFEGRVHENGWPQLLKLKDWPSPSASEEFLLYQRPEFISKLPLLQYIHSKWGLLNVAAKLPHYSLQNDVGPKIYIAYGISDELGRGDSVTNLHFNIRDMVYLLVHTNEVKLKDWQRTKIEIMQNAKADEESEAKESHGDPQIFSRGSSLDSSLGTKSSVLDMDSNQNKSIMDQEFEIYSSAEGDMVNCKVLSTQNGDVSEKTHPGVLWDVFRRQDVPILTKYLKIHWKELGKSDDGGNEFVAWPLYGGAIFLDKHHKRKLKEEFGVEPWSFEQNLGEAIFVPAGCPFQARNVQSNVQLGLDFLSPESLGDAVRLTEEIRFLPIEHESKVQVLELVLACTWKFMQVGKISLYAASSAIKEVQKLVLDQKLGAEIGYGDPNLTAMVSENYEKMVKRRQITCA, from the exons ATGGATCACGCGCGATCGACCAACGGCGAGGACAATGCGGCGGGAATTCCGGACGACTTACGGTGCAAGAGGTCCGACGGAAAGCAGTGGCGGTGCACGGCCATGTCGATGCCGGATAAGACGGTGTGCGAGAAGCACTACATCCAGGCTAAGAAGCGCGCTGCGAATTCCGCAATGAGGGCCAACCTCAAGAAAGCCAAGAGGAAGTCGCAGTCGCTGAACGAGTCTGATGTTTATTTGGAGAGTAAGAGCGACGATTTCGACGTTCCTCTCTCTGCTATAAGCCTTTCGCAGAAGAAGCTCTCGAAGAATCAGTTTCGTTACACGCCCGAGCGTGACGCTCGAAGAGCCTCCTCTGCGAGACATGCTCATGACGAGGTGGATGTGGATGTTGATGCTGATGCGGATGCAGATGTAGATGCAGATGTGGATGTGGATGTGGATGCGGATGCGGATGCTGATGTGGCGCTCTATGAAGAAGACAATTGGGTCTCCTATGATTCCCCGCCGGACTCCTCGCTCAAGAGATCGCGAAGGAGCTTGGATGCTAATGCCACCACT CAGGAATATTCCGACGGAACCTCTGGTTCTTCTGAAGACACCGGCGGGCAGACTTGTCATCAGTGCCGGAGGAATGACAGAGATAGAGTTACTTGGTGCTTAAAATGTGACCGGAGGGGATACTGTGATAGCTGTATATCAGCATG GTACTCGGACATTTCGTTGGATGATGTACAGAGGATATGTCCTGCTTGCCGCGGTATATGTAATTGCAAGACTTGCTTGCGGAGTGATAATTCTATCAAG GTTCGGATACGCGAGATACCTGTTCTGGATAAGTTACAGTATCTCCATGTGTTGCTATCTTCGGTGCTTCCGGTGGTAAAACAGATCCATCGTGAACAATGTTTTGAAGTTGAACTTGAAAAGAAGTTGCGTG GGGCTGAAATAGATCTTCCGAGAATAAAATTCAACACAGATGAGCAGATGTGCTG CAATTTCTGTAGGATACCTATTACTGATTATCATCGACGGTGTCCAAATTGCTCATATGATTTGTGCCTTAATTGCTGTCGAGATCTTCGAGAAGCAACAGCAGATCACAATAAAGAACCTCAGACAGAGCTAGCTAAAACTTgtgatcaaaatatattaagtaaATTTCCCCATTGGAGATCCAACGACAATGGAAGTATTCCATGCCCCCCTAAGGAGTACGGTGGCTGTGGTCATTCTTCATTAAACTTAAGCCGAATTTTCAAGATGAATTGGGTAGCAAAGTTGGTGAAAAATGTAGAGGAAATGGTTAGTGGCTGCAGAATTGGTGATGTCGATGGTCCACCAGAAACTGGACAGAGTGATCTCAGACTGTGCCAGTGTTCTCATAGAGAAGCCAGTGATGataattatcttttttgtcCAGCATCTGACGATATCAAAACTGGTGGGATTGGAAAATTTAGAAAGCATTGGAAAACTGGCGAGCCCATTATTGTTAAGAAAGTATTTGACGGGTCATCCATTTCAAGCTGGGATCCAATGGTCATATGGAGGGGGGTTCAAGAGACAACAGATGAAAACGCAAAAGATGAAAACAGGATGGTTAAGGCCATAGATTGCTTAGATGGATCTGAG ATTGATATCGAGCTTGCTCAGTTCATGAAAGGATACTTCGAAGGGCGTGTTCATGAAAATGGTTGGCCACAGTTATTAAAATTGAAGGATTGGCCTTCACCTAGTGCATCTGAAGAATTTCTATTGTATCAAAGACCCGAGTTTATCAGCAAACTACCTTTACTTCAGTATATTCACTCCAAGTGGGGCCTTCTCAATGTTGCAGCTAAATTGCCTCATTACTCCTTGCAGAATGACGTAGGACCCAAGATATATATAGCTTATGGAATTAGCGATGAACTTGGAAGAGGTGATTCAGTGACAAATCTCCACTTCAATATTCGTGACATG GTGTACCTTTTGGTTCATACAAATGAAGTAAAGTTAAAGGACTGGCAGagaactaaaattgaaattatgcAAAATGCTAAAGCTGATGAGGAATCTGAGGCGAAAGAGTCACATGGAGATCCTCAAATATTTTCAAGGGGGAGTTCACTTGATTCATCACTTGGTACAAAAAGTAGTGTACTTGACATGGATTCAAACCAGAATAAGTCAATTATGGAtcaagaatttgaaatttattctaGTGCTGAAGGTGATATGGTCAATTGTAAGGTCCTGTCTACACAAAATGGAGATGTCTCTGAGAAAACCCATCCTGGAGTTCTTTGGGATGTTTTTCGTCGGCAGGATGTTCCAATATTGACTAAATATCTGAAAATACATTGGAAGGAATTGGGGAAGTCAGATGATGGGGGAAATGAATTT GTTGCATGGCCTCTATATGGTGGAGCTATTTTTCTCGACAAACACcataaaagaaagttgaaggAAGAATTTG GAGTGGAGCCTTGGTCATTTGAACAGAATTTGGGGGAAGCTATATTTGTTCCTGCTGGTTGCCCTTTCCAAGCAAGGAATGTTCAA TCGAATGTTCAGCTGGGCCTTGATTTCTTATCTCCGGAAAGCCTAGGCGATGCTGTACGATTGACAGAGGAAATTCGCTTTCTACCGATTGAACATGAATCAAAAGTTCAAGTATTGGAG TTGGTGTTGGCGTGTACTTGGAAATTTATGCAGGTGGGGAAGATATCTCTCTATGCGGCAAGTTCTGCCATCAAAGAAGTTCAGAAACTTGTACTTGACCAAAA ACTTGGCGCCGAGATTGGATATGGAGACCCTAATTTGACAGCAATGGTTTCTGAGAATTATGAGAAGATGGTTAAGCGGAGGCAGATTACTTGTGCTTGA